A stretch of Cytophagales bacterium DNA encodes these proteins:
- a CDS encoding M24 family metallopeptidase, which yields MIKSTFRLLLLLIVFTSQAQNSYFPKTLNMRERAQVIDQWLEERVQTVLPELMQRSGIDMWVIISREYNEDPVLKTFLPSTWQSARRTTILVVYDPGQGKPLETFAMARYGVGKLFKKAWDKETEPDQWKALAEMIEEKNPQKIGINKSSNFALADGMVATHHDLFMEYLPKKMKSRVVNAEDLAIGWLETRTESEMIVYQNIVRMAHQIIAEGFSEKVIQPGITTTDDVVWWYRDRIRELGFSAWFHPSVSIQRKDPESTEHERSFSDRPAEAIITRGDLLHVDFGITYLRLNTDTQQHAYVLKPGETGPPTYLVEAFKKGNRVQDILTSHFKTGRTGNEILKATLDQCAAEGLKGVIYTHPIGFHGHGAGPTIGLWDQQGGVPGKGDYPLYPNTAYSIELNAGVFIEDWDKEIRIMLEEEAFFDGEKTYYIDGRQTEIMTIPRVLHPNE from the coding sequence ATGATCAAATCGACCTTCCGACTGCTCTTGCTTTTGATAGTATTCACTTCTCAAGCTCAAAATTCTTACTTCCCAAAAACGCTGAACATGCGTGAACGCGCGCAAGTCATCGACCAGTGGTTGGAAGAACGGGTACAAACTGTACTTCCGGAGTTGATGCAGCGCAGTGGGATCGATATGTGGGTGATCATTTCACGAGAATACAACGAAGACCCGGTATTGAAGACCTTTCTACCTTCCACCTGGCAGTCGGCGAGAAGAACTACTATCCTGGTCGTGTATGATCCAGGACAGGGAAAACCTTTAGAGACTTTCGCCATGGCTCGGTATGGCGTCGGGAAGCTGTTCAAAAAAGCCTGGGATAAGGAAACGGAGCCTGATCAGTGGAAGGCCCTGGCAGAAATGATCGAGGAGAAAAACCCTCAAAAAATTGGAATTAACAAGTCATCAAACTTCGCTCTTGCTGATGGAATGGTTGCTACCCATCACGATCTATTCATGGAGTATTTGCCCAAGAAAATGAAGTCGCGGGTAGTCAATGCGGAAGACCTGGCCATTGGGTGGCTAGAAACTCGAACCGAATCGGAAATGATCGTTTATCAAAACATCGTTCGCATGGCACATCAGATCATTGCTGAAGGTTTCTCCGAAAAAGTGATCCAACCAGGAATCACTACAACTGATGACGTGGTATGGTGGTACCGGGATCGTATTCGTGAACTTGGTTTTTCGGCATGGTTTCATCCTTCTGTATCCATCCAGCGGAAAGACCCTGAATCCACGGAGCACGAGAGGTCTTTCTCTGATCGACCTGCAGAAGCCATCATCACTCGAGGCGATTTGTTACATGTAGATTTTGGCATTACTTACTTAAGACTCAATACGGATACACAACAACATGCTTATGTATTGAAGCCAGGAGAAACCGGCCCACCTACCTATTTGGTAGAAGCATTTAAGAAGGGTAATCGAGTACAAGACATCCTCACATCCCATTTTAAAACAGGTCGCACCGGTAATGAGATCTTAAAGGCCACGCTCGATCAATGTGCTGCAGAAGGACTGAAAGGAGTAATCTATACCCATCCTATTGGTTTTCATGGGCATGGTGCCGGACCGACGATTGGATTGTGGGACCAACAAGGTGGTGTTCCAGGGAAAGGTGACTACCCACTTTATCCCAATACCGCTTATTCCATCGAACTGAATGCCGGTGTATTTATCGAGGACTGGGACAAAGAAATTCGGATCATGTTGGAAGAGGAAGCCTTTTTTGATGGAGAAAAGACCTACTATATTGACGGACGTCAAACAGAGATCATGACGATCCCAAGAGTTTTGCACCCAAATGAGTAA
- a CDS encoding FAD-dependent oxidoreductase, with translation MESEEVVILGAGLAGLTLAYELESQGIAYVLLEARDRIGGRVHTTTTDSGATIEMGATWFADKHVHLMELIKILNVPFQHQYTGKRVLYDYANPGRTAQLFEVPAATEAQYLFTDGSQSLIRALSEKLDPNRILTDHQVQQLSFDEKGVTVLVNDKALRTERVINTLPPNLFVNKIEISPALPEDLQKVASQTHTWMGESIKVGLEYAQAFWRGHEIGSLLSQFGPASELHDHQHEGKTGNILKGFINPDLHQQGTKVREEKVLEQMKFYFGPELPKATYYEKDWQDDPSTFHPYQAEIMPHQYNGHPIFRQSFFEDRLYFAGSETAQAFPGYLDGAVERGRQVAKQLTSAIHIEASA, from the coding sequence GTGGAATCAGAAGAGGTAGTAATACTTGGAGCCGGATTGGCCGGATTGACATTGGCTTATGAACTGGAAAGTCAGGGCATTGCTTATGTTTTGCTAGAGGCCAGAGATCGCATAGGGGGGAGGGTCCATACTACGACAACAGATTCAGGCGCCACTATCGAAATGGGGGCAACGTGGTTTGCCGATAAGCATGTCCACTTGATGGAACTGATCAAGATATTGAATGTACCCTTTCAGCATCAGTATACAGGCAAACGAGTCCTGTACGATTACGCAAACCCTGGAAGAACTGCTCAGCTCTTCGAAGTGCCAGCGGCCACTGAGGCACAATACCTGTTCACTGATGGCTCGCAATCTTTGATAAGGGCGTTATCGGAAAAACTGGATCCCAATCGCATCTTAACTGATCATCAAGTTCAGCAATTAAGCTTTGATGAAAAAGGAGTGACGGTATTAGTCAATGATAAAGCGCTTCGGACTGAACGAGTCATAAATACTTTGCCTCCTAACCTTTTTGTTAATAAGATAGAAATCTCACCTGCTTTGCCAGAAGATTTGCAAAAAGTGGCCAGCCAAACGCACACTTGGATGGGGGAATCCATCAAGGTTGGATTGGAGTATGCGCAAGCTTTTTGGAGAGGGCATGAAATTGGAAGTTTGCTAAGTCAATTCGGGCCTGCGTCTGAATTACATGATCATCAGCATGAGGGCAAAACTGGAAATATACTCAAAGGTTTTATCAATCCAGACCTACATCAACAAGGTACCAAGGTCAGAGAAGAAAAAGTACTGGAGCAAATGAAGTTCTATTTTGGACCAGAGCTACCAAAAGCAACATACTATGAGAAAGACTGGCAAGATGACCCTTCGACTTTTCATCCTTACCAAGCAGAAATAATGCCACATCAGTACAATGGTCATCCGATTTTCAGACAAAGCTTCTTTGAAGACCGCCTATATTTTGCCGGATCCGAGACTGCCCAGGCTTTTCCAGGCTATCTGGATGGAGCGGTGGAACGAGGGCGACAGGTAGCTAAACAGTTAACATCAGCGATTCATATCGAAGCGTCAGCGTAG
- a CDS encoding biopolymer transporter ExbD: MAKFKKGSGTSQDIPTAALPDIIFMLLFFFMVTTVLREDEILVKQKIPRATQLTKIERKSLVSYIYIGEPKNTAVYGEEPKIQTNDVFIEKEDVIQFVNTEKDKLSEAERDQITMSMKVDIDVKMGIVSDVQQELRKGNARKLLYSSLLRSDGD; encoded by the coding sequence ATGGCAAAGTTTAAAAAAGGATCAGGTACTTCTCAGGATATTCCAACGGCTGCATTGCCTGACATCATTTTCATGCTGTTGTTCTTCTTCATGGTGACAACAGTACTTCGGGAAGATGAAATTCTGGTAAAGCAGAAGATTCCAAGAGCGACCCAGTTGACCAAGATTGAAAGAAAATCTTTGGTAAGCTACATATACATTGGTGAGCCGAAAAACACGGCGGTTTATGGTGAAGAGCCAAAAATTCAAACCAATGATGTATTCATCGAGAAGGAAGATGTAATCCAGTTCGTCAATACAGAGAAAGATAAACTCTCTGAGGCGGAACGAGATCAAATCACTATGTCGATGAAGGTAGATATAGACGTTAAGATGGGAATTGTTTCTGACGTTCAGCAAGAGCTTAGAAAAGGTAACGCGCGAAAGTTGCTGTATAGCTCCTTGTTACGATCGGACGGGGATTAA
- a CDS encoding biopolymer transporter ExbD, which translates to MARGGRKPPEVSSGSMADIAFLLLIFFLVTTTIANDKGITMLLPPPPDPNQEDLEIKLQERNIFTILANSQDRLLVENEPYTGTMEELKDEVKKFVLNFGDPSAEGVEVYNSLPSSLKSFVNQNGKNPESSDDPTSGNAVVSFKANRGTTYDLYINVLDAIQGAYNEIYAERAGITVEEWLTLDRSDDIQKDMYDRARFGMPKAISIAEPD; encoded by the coding sequence ATGGCAAGAGGCGGAAGAAAACCACCTGAGGTAAGTTCCGGCTCCATGGCGGATATTGCATTCCTGCTGTTGATCTTTTTTTTGGTCACCACCACGATTGCAAATGACAAGGGTATTACCATGCTCTTGCCTCCTCCACCGGATCCAAATCAGGAGGATTTAGAAATTAAACTTCAAGAAAGAAACATCTTTACCATTCTGGCCAACTCCCAGGATAGACTACTAGTCGAAAATGAGCCTTACACAGGCACAATGGAGGAGTTGAAAGATGAAGTAAAGAAGTTCGTTTTGAACTTTGGAGATCCTTCAGCAGAAGGAGTAGAGGTTTATAATAGTTTGCCTTCTTCATTGAAGTCATTTGTGAACCAAAACGGTAAAAACCCGGAATCATCTGATGATCCGACATCCGGAAACGCCGTAGTTTCGTTTAAAGCTAACAGGGGTACCACCTACGATTTGTACATCAACGTACTGGACGCCATTCAGGGAGCTTACAATGAGATCTACGCGGAGCGTGCTGGTATTACCGTAGAGGAGTGGCTCACACTGGACAGAAGCGACGACATACAAAAAGACATGTATGACAGAGCAAGATTCGGTATGCCAAAAGCGATTTCAATTGCAGAACCTGATTAA
- a CDS encoding MotA/TolQ/ExbB proton channel family protein — MKKLMTLLMLTGVLAFNIYAQDADTTSVAGDSTSVAADSVAAEEPEPEPAPAPVQEVEAVAEPGFHQVVKDQFIDGGPQFMGIVLICLILGLAISIERIITLNLATTNVKKLLARVEDALNSGGIEAAKDVCRNTRGPVASIFIQGLMRMSEGIEMVEKSIIAYGSVEMGRLERGMVWISLFISLAPMLGFMGTVIGMIDAFDAIAEAGDVSPTLVANGIKVALLTTVAGLIVAVILQLFYNYLISKIDSLVNSMEDASISLVDVLVKHNLSAK; from the coding sequence ATGAAAAAGTTAATGACTCTTTTGATGCTGACGGGTGTTTTGGCATTCAACATTTACGCGCAAGATGCCGATACAACCTCAGTTGCTGGAGATTCCACATCAGTGGCAGCTGATTCCGTAGCAGCAGAAGAACCAGAGCCAGAGCCAGCACCAGCACCAGTTCAAGAAGTAGAGGCAGTGGCAGAACCAGGATTCCACCAAGTAGTGAAAGATCAGTTTATCGATGGGGGTCCCCAGTTTATGGGAATCGTATTGATCTGTTTGATTTTAGGTCTGGCCATTTCTATTGAGCGTATCATTACGTTGAACCTGGCTACTACAAACGTTAAGAAATTGCTCGCGAGAGTAGAAGACGCATTGAACTCAGGAGGTATCGAGGCTGCTAAAGATGTTTGCCGAAATACGAGAGGCCCAGTTGCTTCAATCTTCATCCAGGGTTTGATGAGAATGTCAGAAGGCATAGAAATGGTAGAAAAGTCTATCATCGCTTACGGTTCTGTTGAAATGGGCCGATTAGAAAGAGGTATGGTTTGGATCTCCCTGTTTATCTCCCTTGCACCAATGCTTGGTTTCATGGGTACGGTAATTGGTATGATCGACGCCTTCGATGCGATTGCAGAAGCTGGAGACGTTTCTCCTACACTTGTGGCAAATGGTATCAAAGTAGCACTTTTGACTACTGTAGCGGGTCTGATCGTTGCGGTAATCCTACAGTTGTTCTACAACTACCTTATTTCTAAGATCGATTCTTTGGTGAACAGCATGGAAGACGCTTCTATCTCTTTGGTAGACGTTTTGGTAAAGCACAACTTGTCTGCTAAATAA
- a CDS encoding asparaginase — MDYTIQNTRTSRKASDVSILIVYTGGTIGMVYDEEGSLRPFDIGHVLEKIPELRELDLQITVVSFPDPIDSSNVNEEDWKNLGQIIYENYNRYDGFVVLHGTDTMAYSASALSYMFDDLQKPIIFTGAQIPIGQLRSDARENMITALQIASAKENGEPLIKEVAIYFNFVLLRGNRAQKVRSSTFAAFHSENYPKLANSGIFIEYFPSNILKPKKKAKLKFCPYFDPNVVILKIFPGITTKAIKHVLNTPDLKGVVLETFGSGNTPNADWFLDLIKETVDKGVVVYNVSQCSGGEVIQGRYATSKKLEEIGVVSGGDITSEAAVTKLMHLLGKESDQREIKQLLKRPLRGEMDLQ, encoded by the coding sequence ATGGATTATACCATTCAAAATACAAGGACTTCTCGCAAGGCCTCTGATGTCTCTATATTGATCGTGTACACAGGAGGTACGATTGGTATGGTTTACGATGAAGAAGGATCACTACGGCCCTTCGATATTGGCCATGTGCTGGAAAAGATCCCCGAATTGAGGGAGCTGGATCTGCAGATCACTGTGGTTTCCTTTCCTGATCCCATTGATTCTTCGAACGTCAACGAAGAAGATTGGAAAAATTTGGGACAGATCATCTATGAGAACTACAACCGATACGATGGTTTTGTGGTTTTACATGGTACAGACACCATGGCTTATTCTGCATCGGCATTAAGTTATATGTTCGACGACCTCCAGAAGCCAATTATTTTTACGGGAGCACAGATCCCGATCGGTCAGTTGCGTTCCGATGCTCGGGAAAACATGATCACTGCACTTCAGATCGCCTCGGCTAAAGAAAATGGGGAACCGTTAATCAAAGAAGTGGCCATCTATTTCAATTTTGTGTTATTAAGAGGAAACCGCGCTCAGAAAGTGAGGTCAAGTACGTTTGCCGCCTTCCATTCTGAGAATTATCCCAAGTTGGCGAACTCGGGGATATTCATCGAATATTTTCCGTCCAATATTCTTAAGCCCAAAAAGAAAGCAAAGCTCAAGTTTTGTCCCTATTTTGACCCTAACGTAGTGATATTGAAGATATTTCCGGGGATTACAACAAAGGCCATTAAGCACGTGCTGAATACCCCGGATCTGAAGGGTGTGGTACTTGAAACCTTTGGATCAGGGAATACACCCAACGCGGATTGGTTCCTGGATTTAATCAAGGAGACCGTAGATAAAGGTGTGGTTGTTTACAATGTGAGCCAATGCAGTGGAGGCGAAGTGATCCAGGGTCGATATGCCACTAGTAAAAAATTGGAAGAGATAGGCGTCGTAAGCGGAGGAGACATTACATCAGAGGCGGCGGTGACCAAGTTGATGCATTTACTCGGTAAAGAGTCTGATCAAAGAGAGATCAAACAATTGCTGAAGCGCCCACTTCGAGGAGAAATGGACCTTCAATAA
- a CDS encoding TatD family hydrolase has translation MIDTHAHIYLEQFKEDLPEAMDRLRTSGVKQVLMPNIDHTSIEDMLEVEQRYPHTCISMMGLHPCSVNADFEKELYLVEEWLGKREFLAVGEIGTDLYWDKTFYPQQVEAFNIQCELALKHDLPIVIHCRESIDETIALTRPFSEKGLTGVFHCFTGDLEQANQITDLGFKLGIGGVATFKNGGMDKVLPHVDIKHLVLETDSPYLAPVPHRGKRNEPAYVRLVAERLVTLKGMAFQKVVQQTTANARELFKLPTPA, from the coding sequence ATGATTGATACCCACGCTCATATCTATTTAGAGCAGTTTAAAGAGGATTTGCCCGAGGCAATGGACCGTCTACGTACCAGTGGCGTCAAGCAAGTGCTCATGCCCAACATAGACCATACTTCCATAGAAGATATGTTGGAAGTGGAACAGCGATACCCGCATACCTGCATCAGCATGATGGGACTGCATCCATGTTCGGTCAACGCTGATTTCGAAAAAGAACTTTATCTGGTCGAGGAATGGCTTGGAAAGCGTGAGTTTCTGGCGGTAGGAGAGATCGGTACCGATTTGTATTGGGACAAGACCTTTTATCCACAGCAGGTGGAAGCTTTCAATATTCAGTGTGAATTGGCCCTTAAGCACGACCTACCCATTGTCATTCATTGCCGCGAGTCCATCGATGAAACGATCGCATTGACCCGTCCATTCAGTGAAAAAGGATTGACAGGAGTATTCCATTGCTTCACCGGTGACCTTGAACAAGCCAATCAAATCACCGACCTTGGTTTCAAATTAGGAATCGGGGGCGTGGCGACGTTCAAGAATGGTGGAATGGACAAGGTATTACCTCATGTTGATATCAAACATTTGGTGCTTGAAACGGATAGCCCTTATCTGGCACCAGTGCCTCATCGTGGAAAAAGAAATGAGCCGGCATATGTGCGATTGGTGGCAGAACGCCTGGTGACATTGAAAGGAATGGCATTTCAGAAAGTGGTGCAGCAAACCACTGCCAATGCTCGTGAGTTATTCAAATTGCCAACCCCAGCCTGA
- a CDS encoding polysaccharide deacetylase family protein, translating into MRTYPFRTPYLLTQAFSGLTWRVDAKNEKNIYLTFDDGPHPEVTPYVLDLLDQHKAKATFFVVGANVEKYPELLQLVQSKGHATGNHTQHHLSGWRTATATYRNDVATCETAMTQAIGSSDLKLFRPPYGRITPSQIRSLKSTHEIVMWSMLSGDFDQDLNITAAKKALDQSKPGEVIVFHDSHKSQGNLKQLLPWFLERFHRKGYKFATLSPLK; encoded by the coding sequence ATGAGAACCTACCCTTTTCGCACGCCATACTTATTGACCCAGGCTTTTTCCGGGCTTACCTGGAGAGTAGATGCCAAAAATGAAAAGAACATCTACCTCACGTTCGATGATGGCCCTCATCCGGAGGTAACTCCTTATGTATTGGACTTATTAGATCAGCATAAGGCCAAGGCGACTTTTTTTGTGGTAGGAGCCAATGTTGAAAAATATCCAGAACTCTTACAATTAGTTCAATCGAAAGGCCATGCAACGGGGAATCATACCCAACATCATCTTTCCGGCTGGAGGACTGCCACTGCAACTTATCGAAATGATGTGGCAACATGCGAGACGGCCATGACGCAAGCCATTGGATCGTCAGACCTAAAGTTATTTCGTCCACCCTACGGTCGGATCACGCCCTCCCAAATACGTTCTTTGAAATCAACACACGAGATTGTGATGTGGAGCATGCTCTCGGGAGATTTTGATCAGGACCTGAATATTACAGCGGCTAAAAAGGCATTGGATCAATCAAAACCAGGTGAAGTGATCGTTTTTCACGACAGTCATAAAAGTCAAGGTAATTTGAAACAATTACTGCCCTGGTTTTTAGAGCGCTTTCATCGCAAAGGGTATAAGTTTGCGACTTTATCACCCCTGAAATGA
- a CDS encoding antibiotic biosynthesis monooxygenase, producing MVTEIAVLKVKPDWHEAFEQDFKLAGQYISAIKGYKGHSLKKCLEEKDQYLLIAHWETLEAHEEGFRGSKEYQEWKALLHPYYDPHPTVEHYEDIIPFE from the coding sequence ATGGTTACCGAAATAGCAGTCTTGAAAGTAAAGCCCGATTGGCATGAAGCCTTTGAGCAGGATTTCAAATTGGCAGGGCAATACATCAGTGCGATCAAAGGTTACAAAGGCCATTCACTGAAAAAGTGTCTGGAAGAGAAAGATCAATACCTGCTCATTGCCCATTGGGAAACACTGGAGGCGCATGAGGAAGGTTTTCGAGGATCGAAGGAATACCAGGAATGGAAAGCATTGCTTCATCCTTATTATGATCCACATCCTACGGTAGAGCATTACGAAGACATCATTCCATTCGAATGA
- a CDS encoding PP2C family protein-serine/threonine phosphatase: MAKQIGDIKDLELRALLEVTQAINNNLAEKDLYRIYRFTLLADLKVKKLAMYVKGDVDWACEVHYGTSTDWDCELLPQEYLDQQEKIVHAEGPFSEFTHVFPVLHKSRLLAIVFTGGLGQIADTTFLTALTNILIVAIENKKLARKQLEQEAYRKELEIAKKVQNFLFPKKLPESTRLKIDAVYLPHQDVGGDYYDYIALDENKFIVCIADVSGKGVPAALLMSNFQASLRTLVRKTHDLEEIINELNHATYASSNGENFITFFLGMYDYSDSSFNYVNCGHNPSLILFDGGTQVLEEGTTVLGMFDPLPFLETRKIENINDFLFFGYTDGLTETFNLEEEQFGFERLEELLITHQSENLNILHQFLLKALDDFREDAPYHDDITMISCQVNNTTKS, from the coding sequence ATGGCGAAACAAATCGGCGATATCAAAGATCTGGAACTCCGGGCATTGCTCGAGGTAACTCAGGCCATTAATAATAACCTGGCTGAGAAAGATCTCTATCGTATCTACCGATTTACCCTGCTGGCAGACCTAAAGGTGAAGAAGCTGGCCATGTATGTAAAAGGCGATGTGGATTGGGCCTGCGAGGTGCATTATGGCACCAGTACTGACTGGGATTGTGAATTATTGCCCCAGGAATACCTGGATCAGCAAGAAAAGATCGTCCATGCCGAAGGGCCTTTTTCTGAATTCACTCATGTTTTTCCGGTACTTCATAAAAGCCGACTATTGGCGATCGTATTTACAGGAGGCCTTGGGCAGATTGCTGATACAACGTTTTTGACGGCCCTGACCAACATCCTGATTGTGGCCATTGAAAATAAGAAGTTGGCCAGAAAGCAGTTGGAGCAGGAAGCCTATCGCAAAGAACTTGAAATTGCCAAAAAGGTCCAGAACTTTCTGTTCCCTAAAAAACTCCCGGAATCGACCCGATTGAAAATTGATGCGGTGTACCTGCCACATCAGGATGTCGGCGGAGATTATTATGACTACATCGCACTGGATGAAAATAAGTTCATCGTTTGTATCGCGGATGTGTCAGGCAAAGGAGTACCGGCGGCATTGCTCATGTCCAACTTTCAGGCTTCGCTAAGGACGCTGGTCAGGAAGACTCACGATTTGGAAGAGATCATCAATGAACTCAACCATGCCACTTATGCAAGTAGCAATGGAGAAAACTTCATCACCTTTTTCCTGGGGATGTATGATTATTCGGACAGCTCTTTCAATTACGTAAACTGTGGCCATAACCCGTCCTTGATTTTATTCGATGGCGGCACGCAGGTGCTCGAGGAAGGAACAACAGTGCTGGGTATGTTTGACCCTCTGCCCTTTTTGGAGACCCGCAAAATTGAGAACATCAATGACTTCCTCTTTTTTGGATACACAGATGGACTCACCGAAACCTTCAACCTGGAAGAAGAACAATTTGGTTTTGAGCGGCTGGAAGAATTGCTTATTACTCACCAATCAGAGAACCTGAACATACTGCATCAGTTTCTACTCAAAGCCCTGGATGACTTCAGAGAAGATGCGCCTTATCATGATGACATCACCATGATCTCCTGCCAGGTAAACAATACGACGAAAAGTTAG
- a CDS encoding transporter yields MEREEVWVTELEFDVLDELYFVLSYQQLVEACELTEQELVVTLATLYEKGWVKVLQTVDDEATEPLELPVKFHTYYYLATKKGLHAHNLG; encoded by the coding sequence TTGGAAAGGGAGGAGGTATGGGTGACTGAATTGGAATTTGATGTGCTGGACGAATTGTATTTCGTTCTGTCCTACCAACAACTTGTCGAGGCTTGTGAATTAACCGAGCAGGAACTGGTTGTTACATTGGCCACACTCTATGAGAAAGGCTGGGTGAAGGTGCTTCAGACGGTAGATGATGAAGCGACCGAACCTTTGGAACTACCGGTCAAATTTCACACCTATTATTATTTAGCGACCAAGAAAGGATTACACGCCCATAATTTGGGGTAG
- a CDS encoding glycosyltransferase has product MIIAGIIALVHITLMCWLRLTWNRIPRFNPAGMANVKISVIIPVRNEESNIAQLLEDLKNQDYRQDHFEVIVVNDHSTDDTVQVVEQAISEIDQQFRLIHLADAKGKKAAATFGVQAASGDFILCTDGDCRVPRTWISTYAAFIKAKSPYMVSGPVKMTGSRFFDTIQAMDFSSLQAFGATSLEQGMASSCNGANMAYSKEAFIAVDGYKGNENLASGDDEFLLQKIFAQFPDKVFFMKSPAAIVETSPKNSLKGFIQQRVRWASKWRFYQDFWMRVSWVFTYVDFMSVFFITIAMLFGYLAWLPGCLIIAARWMAEMWYLRGPVSFLKIRGNILHLLTVSFIYPFYVLFLGFASIFGAYSWKGRRYG; this is encoded by the coding sequence ATGATTATTGCGGGCATTATCGCATTGGTTCACATCACGTTGATGTGCTGGCTACGGCTCACCTGGAACCGAATCCCTCGTTTTAACCCCGCGGGAATGGCCAATGTGAAAATATCAGTGATCATTCCGGTTCGTAATGAGGAGTCTAATATTGCTCAATTACTGGAAGATCTGAAAAATCAAGATTACCGACAGGATCATTTTGAAGTGATTGTAGTCAATGATCATTCTACGGATGATACCGTTCAGGTGGTCGAACAAGCCATTTCCGAGATTGATCAACAGTTTCGACTGATCCATTTAGCGGATGCCAAAGGAAAGAAAGCCGCTGCCACCTTTGGAGTTCAAGCAGCTTCCGGAGACTTCATCCTATGTACCGATGGAGATTGCCGGGTACCCAGAACATGGATATCAACCTATGCCGCGTTCATCAAGGCTAAAAGTCCTTATATGGTTTCAGGTCCTGTGAAGATGACCGGGAGTCGATTTTTCGATACGATCCAGGCCATGGATTTCTCTTCACTTCAGGCATTTGGTGCCACCTCCCTTGAGCAGGGGATGGCGTCATCTTGTAATGGAGCCAATATGGCTTACAGCAAGGAAGCGTTCATCGCAGTAGATGGCTACAAAGGGAATGAGAACCTGGCTTCCGGAGATGATGAATTTCTCTTGCAGAAGATTTTTGCTCAGTTTCCCGATAAAGTATTTTTCATGAAGTCACCTGCGGCGATCGTAGAGACCTCACCGAAAAACAGCTTGAAGGGATTTATTCAACAGCGCGTACGATGGGCCAGCAAATGGCGATTTTATCAGGATTTCTGGATGCGAGTCAGTTGGGTATTCACCTACGTGGATTTTATGTCGGTCTTTTTCATTACCATCGCCATGTTGTTTGGGTACCTGGCCTGGTTGCCTGGTTGCCTGATCATTGCTGCGCGGTGGATGGCTGAAATGTGGTACCTGAGAGGTCCGGTCAGCTTTCTCAAGATCCGGGGAAATATACTTCATTTGCTTACGGTCAGCTTTATTTATCCCTTCTATGTGCTGTTCTTGGGTTTTGCCTCTATTTTTGGTGCCTACTCTTGGAAAGGGAGGAGGTATGGGTGA
- the ruvC gene encoding crossover junction endodeoxyribonuclease RuvC: MSASTKDKVILGLDPGTNVMGYGLILVKGSQLSLVQFGVIHLSKYTGHELKLKKIFDRVVSLIDDYHPDEVALEAPFYGKNIQSMLKLGRAQGVAMAAALSRDIPINEYAPKKVKQSVTGNGNASKEQVAAMLKNLLKFTEQPKLLDATDALAVAVCHYFQGGKVQKSFKSWGAFLSENPKRMK; encoded by the coding sequence GTGAGTGCATCAACAAAAGATAAAGTAATTCTCGGACTGGATCCAGGCACGAATGTAATGGGTTATGGGCTCATCCTCGTAAAAGGATCGCAACTTTCCCTCGTCCAATTTGGCGTGATCCATCTCAGCAAGTATACCGGACATGAATTGAAACTGAAGAAGATTTTCGACCGGGTTGTCAGTCTTATCGACGATTATCATCCGGATGAGGTGGCACTGGAAGCTCCTTTTTATGGAAAAAACATCCAATCGATGCTCAAGCTTGGCCGGGCGCAGGGTGTGGCCATGGCCGCTGCCCTCTCTCGCGATATTCCTATCAATGAATATGCCCCCAAAAAGGTAAAACAATCCGTAACTGGGAATGGAAATGCCTCCAAAGAGCAAGTAGCAGCCATGCTCAAAAACCTATTGAAGTTTACGGAGCAACCCAAGCTCCTGGATGCGACGGATGCCCTGGCGGTAGCCGTATGCCATTATTTCCAGGGTGGCAAAGTCCAGAAATCTTTCAAAAGCTGGGGTGCGTTTTTGTCAGAGAATCCGAAAAGGATGAAGTAA